The genomic region TCTGCTTATCGAATTTTTCCGTCAGCGCAAAAAGAGCAGCATCGCCATTTTTACGAACATCCTCAATAATTGCCTCGACTGATTCCTTTACGTCGGCGAGTGAGCCGCGACGCATCGAAACCCACGACTCAACATTAAGCGGCTGCCATATCATGATAAACAGTATGGGATGTGGATAGATTTAGAGTATGGGGATTACTATCACCGGTCTGCTTCCCATTCGTCCAGCTTTTTCTCGAGGATCAGAGCGGCCGACTCCACCAGTTTTGGACAGATCGTTTTAAACAGGCATTTCTCCTTGATGATCGCGAGTTCATTCTCCTTCAATATATCGTATCCAAGGAGATCCCGGCAGAGAATCGAGCCGTTTTCCGCTTTGAACGCATCGAGAAATTCCACGGTTTTTTCATTTGTATCCGCCTTCGCTTCAAGATCTTCGCCAGTGGAGGGGCCATATTTCAGACCGATGACCATCAGCGCACCCGTGACGGCGCCGCAAACTTCGCCGTACCGCATGCCTGAGCCGAAACCTCCGGCGATTTTCTTTGCGGTATTTTCATCGACACCGAGGTCGTTCGAGAATGAGGAAAACACCGACTGCGCACAGTTTAACCCTTGGGAAAACGTGACTACTGCTTTTTCTGCATGATCCATAAGTAAATCCATTAAAGATATCGCACTGATCAGAAAAAAATCATTCGGCGAGCAGTTCGACTTCTATTGAAAGACGCCAGATATTTCGTTTCGAACGGGCAGGCAGATCGGCGATCTGCATCATGCGGTGATAGATCGTGACCTCACGGGAACTTTTCACCAGATTGTCCGCGTGTGCGACGATCTTCTCCTCAAGTGTCTCAGGCATCGCAGAAATAGGGGGCAGACCCAAAAGAACGGATTCGTCTTCGGTCAGACCAGCGCCCGTATGCCGCCCGACAATGTTGACGATCTCCTCGGAAAGGTCCAGGCGGCGGCAGATCTTTGCCCCTTTTCCGGCATGTTCGATTGAGTGAGTCTTTGACCTCCCGATATCATGCAGCATTGCCCCGGCATATACCAGATCAGGATCGACAGACTCGCCAGTATAGCGTGCGGCGACCTCAGCAACTTTTGCACAGTGAGAAACGACCCCGGCGTCACAGCCGGCGGAAAAAAGAGTGAGAGAATATTCAGGCATTATCCAGTGCGTTCTGCATCTTGGCCAGGCGTTTTTTCAGTGCAGCAACGATAAGATCGTCATCAAAATGCACCAGCATGGTCCCGCACTGAGAACAGGAGAAGTTGGTCGTCATCGCGTTGTTGAAGGTCGTCGTGATTCCGCAGTTTTTGCACTGATAGAAGTCATTCGCCTCGTCATATCTCAGCCGTCCCGCAAGTTTCCCTGCCGCGACTTCCATCTCGTTACGCAGGACCATGCTCATATGATCCATACGCATCAGCCAAAGATACGTGAGCCAGCCGGTCTCATTGTTTTTGATCCTGCGATATTCAGCAAGACGGTGTTCGTATAAGTTATAGAGAGTGTGGCGAACCGAGTTCAGATTGATGCCGGTGAGTTCAGCGATCTCTTCGTCGCTACGTTCCGCACTGATAAGCTCCTCATCGGAATGCTTGATCTCAGCCGTGAACCTTACTCTGTCGGATGCCTTGAGATCTTCACTGCTCAGCTTTCCCTCCATCCACCTGCGCGTGTATTCCACGCTTGACCAGCGGCGAAGGAGTTCAAGACCCTCTTCACCGACGAGTTTCAACAGATATTGATAGATTGCCGGATTCCCGAGTTGCTCTTCTGTGATGACCGTCATTCCTTAGTAAATTGTAGTGCATCCCTAATATGTTTATCCAGTGAGGAGAAGGCATCCTCGCGGGTCGCCCCGGAACCGGTCACGGAAAACATCACCTCACCCTCTTCAAATGATGTGCCTGGATGCGGAATGTCGGTGATCGTCTCACGTAAAGCGGACATCTCTTTTTGGATCGTGATATCCCGGGGTGCGGCAAGGATACGCCGGACCGCAAAACATGCTGGTTCCGGCCGTTTCTTTGGCAGGACGCCTCTGCATGCATCTGCGTGCAGGGAGAAGAGATTCACGCCGAGCGCTCTCTCGACCGTCTCAACGGTGCCCTGGAACCGCGGATTTATTTCGATCGCGTAGGCCTCATCATCGGTCAACACAAAGTCCACCCCAACCGACCCCACACAGCCGCTTGCAGCAACGATCTTCTCCGCAAGCTCCATCATCCGGTCTGCAAGAGGATGTCTGCAGGGAGTGAGTGAGCCGGAGAATGCATAGGCACAGGTATCCCCGCCCCGGAGGATCTGCTCGTTTGCACAAAGAGCCATAGCAGCGTCCCCGGTGCCGAGGCACGAGACGCTTGCCGGTTGACCTGAGATGGGTTCCTGCGCCATAGAGGGGAGATGCTCCACGAACTCCTCCCATGCCTCGCGTTCCTCATCCGAATGCACACAGGCGTTCCGCCATCCGCCTGCACCGGAGAGGGTCTTCATCATTGCCGGATACTCCCCGGGACCAAGTCTCCGGGGGACCGGCACACCGATCTCCTCGAAGAAATCCTGGGTCTTTCCCTTATCCATGAATCGTTCGGCAACATTCACGGGGGTTCCGAGCCTGTCACGCACAGGCAGAAGTTCGGCCCCAGATGTGGTCACGACATGATCGATATCATGAGCATCGAGCATCTCTTCAACTGCAAACGGCAGTTCGTTCAATTCATCGAAAGCAAGATGATCCTTCGTGCACCAGATAAGATCCTGATCGCAGAAATGGTCTACGGCATAGACATCATACCCTGCACGGGCTGCCGAGGCGGCAACGTGGCGGGTAGTATATCCAGCGACAAGAATACTCTTCATAGGTTTTCTTCGTGCTCGTGTTTGATCGTGGTTTTGCCGATCTTCGTCGGCAGGACTTCAAGCTCGGCATCCGGGAAAGCCAGGTCCAGCTCCTTTCCTTCATACAGATGATCGAGACAAAGGGCAAGAGCAGAGATCTCGGAGTGAGGCTGGTTCGCGACTGCCACATTGTAGTCGGCAAGCTCGTAGAGATCGCCCGGGACCTTTTCCGCACCGACGACGATCATGACCTTCTCCTCCTTTCTTATATCGGCAATGACGTCCTGGAGTCGAAGACCGTACATCGTTAGGTGGACAACCTTTCCGCCGTTCTTTTTGAACTGTGTGATACAGGACTTCCATTTGACATTGTTTTCGCAGAAGAATGTCCCGCCGAATCTTGTTGCAACATCAGTGATACTGCCGGCAACCTTCGCATCATCGGCTGCAAGATACATGCCGCTTGCCCCGAGAGCGCGGGAACTTAATCCGACATGGGTGGTGACACGCTGATCCCGTTCGGGTCGGTGACCTATTCTGAGGATATAGGATTCGGGTTTGAGATTCATTTTCTTACCTTGATAACGCCGTTTTCGATGTAGATATCCGAGGGGGTGTTCCTGATTTCGTTCATCATGAACATATCGTTGAGAGAGAGGGGGCAGACATTCTCACATTTTACATAGATTAGACCGGCTTTCTCGAGCCGTGCAAGGGAAGCCCTGACTTCATCTACGGAAAGACACGATCGTTCCACCAGTTCGGTGATCGTCGGCGTTCCATTATCAGGGATCATATGATATAGGGCCCAGTCCACGTCCTCATTTCTCATGTCCTAACAAGTTGGAGGAGAGAGACATTATACTTTATTGATTCACACAACAGAAAAGTACATTATATGGCGTACACCTCCAACTCCGGGCTTGACTCTCTTGCCGATGAACTGTATGAAGCATCGGGGGACGATGACTTCAGACTCGCGGATCTGCTCCGCCAACTACCAAAAGAGACGGCGGTCCTGCTCTGTACGTCTGATCTTACCAATGCCCTGCAGACCTACATTTACGCATTTGAAGAAGAGCCGGAGATCGATATCTATGAACTTCTCCTGCTCCAGCCTTCCTCAATGATCCCCCGCGGGATCAAGATCGGAAATGTGGAGCTCGCCGACATCGTCTTCGGGTTTGACAAAAAAACGAACCTGTTTTTCATCGCGGTCTGGAATGGAGAGAAGTTTCTCAAAGCCTTCTCCGGTCCCGGCGCTTACCGGGAAGCGGTGAAGTGTGCAAAAGAGCAGTGTGCCTAACCTTTCGTGATCAGATCATACCTGACATCCGCAGGAACGATCCTGGGCAGATCCCCCCACCGCCCGATCCATTCCCCGATCACGGCATACACGGCGAAGACCGATGACCCCTCAACTTTTTTCATGACCTCGTCAAAGTTTTCCGGCGTGAGGATATTACAAAGACCCGTGGCCCAGGCATCCGCCTTTGCAGGATCATGGGAAAAACAGGTCACCGAATCCGCGGTCCCAAACGAGACCGAAGGCCCAACAGTCGCGGAGGAGGTACAGATACCAAGTATCTCGGTCTGCGGAGGCACGATAAAGGCAAACTTTCCCGAAGAAGGGGCAGAGCCAGCGTAGATACCGACCCGAAGATCACGGTCCGAAAACAGCACGATATCCCCGCCGTTGTCGATCAGACCGAATGAAGCCCCGGCATCCCGCATCGCCCGAACGCCCGCCCATCCGATCGTGGCCGCGACGGCCGCCATCGGACCGACATCCGCCTCGAACGAGGCATCAGCCATCTGCCTGACCGATTCCGACGCACCGTCTGATGCCGGAACTGGACCATAACTCATCTGAAAAAAAGGGTCGGTCGTGAGATAATGCTCAAGACCGGTCCGTGCCGCGATCATCCCGTCCTTTGCCGCTTCGATGTGCAAAGCATCGTCGGCAAGGATCGTGGTGATCGTTTCGCGGTACGCGAAGTGTTCGCGGAACATTACTTCTGGATACTCAACGCACGCTGAGGGCAGTAGGTGGCACATCTGCCGCAGAGGACACACCGCTCAGAATCGACGACAAGCTGCCAGTTTTCATCGAAGGAGAAGACCTGCTTTTGACAGATACTGATGCACAGTCCGCAGTCAACACAGTCCGTACGGTTGTGAGAAACCGCGTCCTTCTGGATACGGATAGACACGCCTTTTCTGGAGAGGGCGGTGATGAACATGTCTGCATCCTTGTCATCAACGTCAAGAAGGGCCCAACCCTCGTCCCCGTCGATCAATGCACGTTCAACATTCACCATCACGCCAGACCTGAGTATGGCCGCGGCGATATTTGGATACTGGACTCCGTCGGAGTCAAACTCGACCATCAATTTCATCTTCGTCCCCTCCCGCCGACAAGATCACCAAGATCATACGAGTTGAGCATGCCCAGGATATGCCTGGACGAGTCGATCACCACTAAGGCACCGATATTGTGCTGCTGAAGGGTGCGTGCGGCAAAATCGACCGGGGCGTCCGGGGCGATGGTGATGACGTTCTTGGTCATGATCTCAGAGACGGACATATCCTGTTCATCCTTTGCGAAGGCTTTGGAGACATCATAGGTCGTAACGATACCGATCAGCCTGTTTTCCGAATCGATCACCGGGAGATGGTTCGTTTCGCCTTTCAGCAGCCGTTTGGCAGCTTCTTTAACGCTTTCCTCACCCGTAATGGTGACGAACGTTGAGACCATCATCTCGTTGACATGGCAGACATATCCCTTCTCCGCCATGGGCTTGTTTATCTTATGGGAATCGATCGGTCGGGTAGCGAGGGCCATGGTGAAGGACCCTGTTTCTATACGTGTCTTCAGTTCGGCCGCGACTTCACGTGCCTTCTTATAACTCGAGAGAGGGGAGCAGCGCACTTCCTCGCCGTCGATCTCGACCGACCCGCTCTTGAGCTGGGCATATGTGACCTCCCGGATCACAGGTCTGTCCCTGAACGGCGTACCGTAATCGACGATGTTCGTTTTCAGATCCTCGTCGCGGACCGCAGTGTGCCTGACGATCTCCTCATTTAAGAGAGGGATCGGGATGCCTACGCCGACGTACATTGTCACGCCGTATCCGGTCATGGTAGCGGCACGGATGTAATCAGATGACATCTCCTTCATATTACCGGAGGTCATGAGTGTCCCAAACCCGGCTCCCGGGGAGGACTGTGTGCCCTCCCCGACAACGACACCGTTCGCCCCGCCGATAAAGATCGGGGTGCCGGAACCGATGACGGAAAGGGTCGGATCATTTGCGAGGGGGGAGAGGCAGCCGGCTCCCGAATACGTGATATTCCGGTGAGAGGGGAGAAGGAATCCCATATAGGTCTTTATTGCCTGATCGCTCATATTGGTGGCAGCATTATAGGATTGATATGAGTTTCTCGGGTTGAGCATGATGGCCTGATTCAGTTCCTGCAGAGTAAACTCATTCGTTATAGATGTTCTGGGATAACAGTCGGTCCCCTTTGCCCGTGCATGAAGTTCTACGGACTTTCCGGCGATCAGATCCTCTATCACATGTGCCCCGCCGTACTCTGAGTGCCGAGTGGTGGATTCCTGAGTTGCCCCGATAAAACAGTCAACGGCCGCGATACCCGCATATGCCTCGACATTGTTCAGCCACATCTTCTCCATTCTGATCGGTATCTCAGAATGCCCAAAGTTTAGAAAAGCGCCTGACGAGCACATCGCGCCGAAAGTACCGGTGGTGACCACATCTACGTCACGAAGTGCCCCGGTAACGCCGAGTTCGTCGACGATATTCGGCATCTCTTCAGCGCTGACCACACGGACACTTCCATCACGAATACGCTCATTTATTTCGTCGATGGATTTGTACATATAAATAATATTTAATCCCGCTCATCCTATATAAATCGCGTTATTCTATGTGTGGATAATCCTGTTTTGCCCGAATTACGGCCCGTATTCCCCCGCGGGGATTGGGAACATCTCCTGTATACCTTGGGATGAGATGCAGATGAGCATGCATCACGGTCTGACCGGCGGCCACCCCGCAGTTCACCCCGATATTGTATCCCGCAGGCGAGTACACAGCGTCCAGATGCTCTCTCGCAAGCCCAATCAGTTCACTTACGGCCGCATGCTCCTCGGAAGTAAGATCGAACCAGGAGGAGATATGCCGACGGGGAATGATCAGGACATGACCCGGTGAGACTGGGTAGAGATCCCATTTTACATAGGCGAGGGCATTCCCGAATAAGCAGGGTTTGTCTGTGCAGAACGGACATTCCATAGTTATGTCCGCGGTCCTTTACCGAGCATCGACCTGAGATCATCTCTGTAGACTAGCAGGATCTCCTGGATATTGCTGATCAATCCGGGTGAGGACCGGAACAGGAGGTAGGCGATCAGGAGGATAAGAAGGAACGCCGCCCCTTCGCAGATGACATTGTGGGACCAGAAAAAACTTGCATACCCGGGGATCGTCGGATGGGAAAATACATCCTCGTACCAGGGGAACCACTGCGAAAAGTATGCCATGATCACAAACACGTTTCTGAAGATGTTGATGATGAAGATCGGCACCAAGACAAGGAGGGTCAGACCGATCTTCTGTTTCCAGGAGGTCTTCGTGAGAGCGATCACGCCGAGGAGGATCGCGATCGCCGTTATCCCGGTACATCCGAGAATGATCTGATCCATATAGCCGTATGTCTGACCCGGGATAACCCATACCGACTCGAACATGTCCCAGGCCGCCATGGTGTATTGGAAACCGATCAGATCGAATACCCACCTGATACAGAAAACCACCACTGAGATAAGCCAGTTGCCGAGAACAGTGAACATCGCAAACGGAGCATATATGATCCCGGCGATTGCGGCGGCATAGGTGAGCCTAAGGATCCGCAGATCCCGGACGAGCAGGCGTTTTACGGTAATATATATGAGCGGTATTCCTACGATGGCGAGCATCGGATAGAAGAAGTTCCCCTCTTCGAGGAGGGACGGAAGCATCAGAAGGAAACTGAATTCCAGCATGATCCAGCCGACGACCGCGGTGTATTTATCATATTTTCCCGGAATCAGCGTGAGAACAAATGCAATCAGACTGACGGTAAGTGCACAGAAAATCAAAGTATCCAGCATGTAGATGCTTATTGATTGGAGCCAGTTGGATAAATGGGTTTGCCAGGGAGTTTATCCCCATCCATAAGAGTATTTAACTTGGTAAAACCAATAGTAAAGTCTATGATGTTCTGCCCAACTTGCGGGAAGCTGATGAAAACGAAGGACGGTCTGTTATGCTGTTCTAAATGTGGATATACCGAAACCATCACCGCCGAAAATAAGGAGCAGATGAAAAAAGTTGCGTACATGCAGGAAAATGACATTCTGATTGTGGAAGAGGGCGCGGATATCGGAACGAAACCTACTATTGCGATCAAATGTCCGAACTGTGGTCACAATCTTGCTGAGTGGTGGCTCCGCCAGTTACGCAGTGCTGATGAGTCTGAGGTCAGATTCTTCCGTTGCACGAAATGCAAACACACCTGGCGTGAATACGACTGATCAGGTTTCTTCTCTCCTTTTTTAAGCAGGCGACACGAGTATTTATATACTTACCTGTAATATCTTATAAATATGTCAAACCTTCCCGAAGACTCACTGAAGATTGAGAATATTGTCGCATCAACTAAGGTGAATGACAGTCTGGACCTGGTGGCGCTCGCTGCCCAGATTCCGGGAGCGGAATATAATAAACAGCGTTTCCCGGGGGTAGTTCTACGTATGCAGAACCCGAAAATAGCCGCACTGGTTTTCGGATCAGGTAAAGTTGTTCTGACCGGGGCAAAAAGTCTTGAGAATCTTACCAAAGGACTGGAATATCTCGTCACGCTTTTAAAGGATCTGAAAATCGATATCCTGGATAACCCGACATACACCGTACAGAACATCGTCACTTCAGCGGATCTGGGAAGCCGCATCAATCTGAACAAGATCGCCATGAGTTTCAATCTCGACAAGATCGAGTATGAACCCGAGCAGTTTCCGGGACTCGTGTACAGGCTCGACGATCCGAAGGTGGTCGTTCTGCTCTTCGGTTCGGGAAAACTGATCATCACCGGCGGGAAGAAAACGGTCGATGCACAGCGTGCGGTCAAGAAGATCTATGAAGATCTGATCGCTTTGAAACTTCTACAGATAGAATAATCCAATAACGACCTTCAACAAATCTTTTTTCAAGATTTTCCGTGCCGCTGATGAAAGCGGATGCGGAGAAAAAAAATATAGGGATCCTTATCCCTGATAGATGACCTCAAGACTGCCGTGGGCGGTGGTCTTGCCGTCGCGAAGTGCCCCGATGACCTCATCCATCTTTGCATTCGCCGAGATGATCAGCGGCTCAGCCCTGCCAAACACCTGGAACAGAAGTCTGTCTGTCGTGCCGAGTCCCGGAGACGGACCATGCCAGGCATGCTCGCCGAAATCGTTCATCCCCTGGACAGCAGGGAACGGGAACTTCGGCGCCGGTCCTGCATCATATCCGGGAGAGATG from Methanocorpusculum sp. harbors:
- a CDS encoding C-GCAxxG-C-C family protein, with amino-acid sequence MDHAEKAVVTFSQGLNCAQSVFSSFSNDLGVDENTAKKIAGGFGSGMRYGEVCGAVTGALMVIGLKYGPSTGEDLEAKADTNEKTVEFLDAFKAENGSILCRDLLGYDILKENELAIIKEKCLFKTICPKLVESAALILEKKLDEWEADR
- a CDS encoding HDIG domain-containing metalloprotein encodes the protein MPEYSLTLFSAGCDAGVVSHCAKVAEVAARYTGESVDPDLVYAGAMLHDIGRSKTHSIEHAGKGAKICRRLDLSEEIVNIVGRHTGAGLTEDESVLLGLPPISAMPETLEEKIVAHADNLVKSSREVTIYHRMMQIADLPARSKRNIWRLSIEVELLAE
- a CDS encoding TFIIB-type zinc ribbon-containing protein, with product MTVITEEQLGNPAIYQYLLKLVGEEGLELLRRWSSVEYTRRWMEGKLSSEDLKASDRVRFTAEIKHSDEELISAERSDEEIAELTGINLNSVRHTLYNLYEHRLAEYRRIKNNETGWLTYLWLMRMDHMSMVLRNEMEVAAGKLAGRLRYDEANDFYQCKNCGITTTFNNAMTTNFSCSQCGTMLVHFDDDLIVAALKKRLAKMQNALDNA
- a CDS encoding ATP-grasp domain-containing protein produces the protein MKSILVAGYTTRHVAASAARAGYDVYAVDHFCDQDLIWCTKDHLAFDELNELPFAVEEMLDAHDIDHVVTTSGAELLPVRDRLGTPVNVAERFMDKGKTQDFFEEIGVPVPRRLGPGEYPAMMKTLSGAGGWRNACVHSDEEREAWEEFVEHLPSMAQEPISGQPASVSCLGTGDAAMALCANEQILRGGDTCAYAFSGSLTPCRHPLADRMMELAEKIVAASGCVGSVGVDFVLTDDEAYAIEINPRFQGTVETVERALGVNLFSLHADACRGVLPKKRPEPACFAVRRILAAPRDITIQKEMSALRETITDIPHPGTSFEEGEVMFSVTGSGATREDAFSSLDKHIRDALQFTKE
- a CDS encoding tRNA (cytidine(56)-2'-O)-methyltransferase → MNLKPESYILRIGHRPERDQRVTTHVGLSSRALGASGMYLAADDAKVAGSITDVATRFGGTFFCENNVKWKSCITQFKKNGGKVVHLTMYGLRLQDVIADIRKEEKVMIVVGAEKVPGDLYELADYNVAVANQPHSEISALALCLDHLYEGKELDLAFPDAELEVLPTKIGKTTIKHEHEENL
- a CDS encoding UPF0280 family protein, with protein sequence MFREHFAYRETITTILADDALHIEAAKDGMIAARTGLEHYLTTDPFFQMSYGPVPASDGASESVRQMADASFEADVGPMAAVAATIGWAGVRAMRDAGASFGLIDNGGDIVLFSDRDLRVGIYAGSAPSSGKFAFIVPPQTEILGICTSSATVGPSVSFGTADSVTCFSHDPAKADAWATGLCNILTPENFDEVMKKVEGSSVFAVYAVIGEWIGRWGDLPRIVPADVRYDLITKG
- a CDS encoding 4Fe-4S binding protein; translated protein: MKLMVEFDSDGVQYPNIAAAILRSGVMVNVERALIDGDEGWALLDVDDKDADMFITALSRKGVSIRIQKDAVSHNRTDCVDCGLCISICQKQVFSFDENWQLVVDSERCVLCGRCATYCPQRALSIQK
- a CDS encoding homocysteine biosynthesis protein; this encodes MYKSIDEINERIRDGSVRVVSAEEMPNIVDELGVTGALRDVDVVTTGTFGAMCSSGAFLNFGHSEIPIRMEKMWLNNVEAYAGIAAVDCFIGATQESTTRHSEYGGAHVIEDLIAGKSVELHARAKGTDCYPRTSITNEFTLQELNQAIMLNPRNSYQSYNAATNMSDQAIKTYMGFLLPSHRNITYSGAGCLSPLANDPTLSVIGSGTPIFIGGANGVVVGEGTQSSPGAGFGTLMTSGNMKEMSSDYIRAATMTGYGVTMYVGVGIPIPLLNEEIVRHTAVRDEDLKTNIVDYGTPFRDRPVIREVTYAQLKSGSVEIDGEEVRCSPLSSYKKAREVAAELKTRIETGSFTMALATRPIDSHKINKPMAEKGYVCHVNEMMVSTFVTITGEESVKEAAKRLLKGETNHLPVIDSENRLIGIVTTYDVSKAFAKDEQDMSVSEIMTKNVITIAPDAPVDFAARTLQQHNIGALVVIDSSRHILGMLNSYDLGDLVGGRGRR
- a CDS encoding HIT family protein — translated: MECPFCTDKPCLFGNALAYVKWDLYPVSPGHVLIIPRRHISSWFDLTSEEHAAVSELIGLAREHLDAVYSPAGYNIGVNCGVAAGQTVMHAHLHLIPRYTGDVPNPRGGIRAVIRAKQDYPHIE
- the artA gene encoding archaeosortase A translates to MLDTLIFCALTVSLIAFVLTLIPGKYDKYTAVVGWIMLEFSFLLMLPSLLEEGNFFYPMLAIVGIPLIYITVKRLLVRDLRILRLTYAAAIAGIIYAPFAMFTVLGNWLISVVVFCIRWVFDLIGFQYTMAAWDMFESVWVIPGQTYGYMDQIILGCTGITAIAILLGVIALTKTSWKQKIGLTLLVLVPIFIINIFRNVFVIMAYFSQWFPWYEDVFSHPTIPGYASFFWSHNVICEGAAFLLILLIAYLLFRSSPGLISNIQEILLVYRDDLRSMLGKGPRT
- a CDS encoding transcription factor S, yielding MMFCPTCGKLMKTKDGLLCCSKCGYTETITAENKEQMKKVAYMQENDILIVEEGADIGTKPTIAIKCPNCGHNLAEWWLRQLRSADESEVRFFRCTKCKHTWREYD
- a CDS encoding TATA-box-binding protein; protein product: MSNLPEDSLKIENIVASTKVNDSLDLVALAAQIPGAEYNKQRFPGVVLRMQNPKIAALVFGSGKVVLTGAKSLENLTKGLEYLVTLLKDLKIDILDNPTYTVQNIVTSADLGSRINLNKIAMSFNLDKIEYEPEQFPGLVYRLDDPKVVVLLFGSGKLIITGGKKTVDAQRAVKKIYEDLIALKLLQIE
- a CDS encoding YbhB/YbcL family Raf kinase inhibitor-like protein, which encodes MDPITIHLGKQGLTPSSTFAGGNISPKIELMGVPKDVQYVAMIVQDKSGVEAYKCLWSIWNIPSVGYISPGYDAGPAPKFPFPAVQGMNDFGEHAWHGPSPGLGTTDRLLFQVFGRAEPLIISANAKMDEVIGALRDGKTTAHGSLEVIYQG